Proteins found in one Oribacterium sp. oral taxon 102 genomic segment:
- a CDS encoding DUF4315 family protein, with protein sequence MDDSRLVKLREELEKARKKRDDWEAKVKDLERRYNEAEKVYVYSIFQTANMTPEQLADLIRSKGILPQIPGGYATENDDSETYEKEDPEE encoded by the coding sequence ATGGACGATTCAAGACTTGTGAAGCTCCGGGAGGAGCTTGAGAAAGCCCGGAAGAAGCGGGACGACTGGGAGGCGAAGGTCAAGGACCTGGAACGCAGGTACAACGAAGCCGAGAAGGTCTATGTTTACAGCATTTTCCAGACCGCAAACATGACCCCGGAACAGCTGGCGGACCTGATCCGGTCCAAGGGGATCCTTCCGCAGATCCCGGGCGGCTATGCAACTGAAAACGATGACAGCGAAACTTATGAGAAGGAGGATCCTGAAGAATGA
- a CDS encoding C40 family peptidase, whose amino-acid sequence MDKETRTGRTGQGSASGRSSPGRKLKTEETAKKASGKKLQGEKASQAAAGEKLRFDKAVFSDESVKEATSHGRKTPKGSHASTLISDTVHHKIDQEADDNAGTDALNRSSQFAEHTAENGSNLFSRWRQKSEIKKEYAAAKTGKNVGTAASGAASGSAATAKNAGKAAKETKKVSERVGEFVSKHWHGLLIGGGILLVVMMISGMIGSCSVMFQGGSDVVVETSFTAEDEDILGVEADYCALEAALQARINNLQSEFPGYDEINITQDQIGHNPYELASYLTVVFENYTRSQVQSTLQQIFAAQYELTFDSVVETRYRTETRTRTVTYTDPETGESYDEEEEYEVEVPYDYYILNVTLDNKGLANILLSAGLTDDQMMRYGLLMQTLGNKPDIFGDNPYAIAIQDVLHYDIPGEALTDEKFRKMITEAEKYLGYPYVWGGSSPSTSFDCSGFVSWVINHCGNGWNVGRLTADGLKNICAIIPRSEAKPGDLIFFQGTYNTTGASHVAIYVGNGMMIHCGNPIQYASIDTAYWQAHFYCFGRLP is encoded by the coding sequence ATGGATAAAGAAACAAGAACCGGAAGGACCGGCCAGGGCAGCGCCTCCGGCCGGTCTTCTCCCGGCAGGAAACTGAAAACGGAGGAAACTGCCAAGAAGGCTTCCGGAAAGAAGCTTCAGGGCGAAAAGGCTTCCCAGGCGGCAGCCGGTGAGAAGCTCCGCTTTGATAAGGCGGTTTTTTCGGATGAGAGCGTAAAGGAAGCAACAAGCCACGGCAGGAAGACGCCCAAAGGCAGCCATGCATCCACGCTGATCTCAGATACGGTCCATCATAAAATCGACCAGGAGGCTGATGATAATGCCGGTACCGATGCCCTGAACAGGAGCAGCCAGTTTGCCGAGCATACGGCGGAGAACGGGTCTAATCTGTTCTCCCGCTGGCGTCAGAAGAGCGAGATCAAGAAGGAGTACGCGGCGGCGAAAACCGGAAAGAACGTAGGCACTGCAGCATCCGGCGCGGCATCCGGCAGCGCGGCGACAGCGAAGAATGCCGGGAAAGCCGCCAAAGAAACAAAGAAGGTGTCGGAACGGGTCGGTGAGTTCGTGTCCAAACACTGGCACGGCTTGCTGATCGGAGGCGGGATCTTGCTGGTGGTCATGATGATCTCCGGCATGATAGGTTCCTGTTCCGTGATGTTCCAGGGCGGATCGGATGTAGTAGTCGAAACATCTTTTACGGCTGAGGATGAGGATATCCTCGGAGTTGAAGCGGACTACTGTGCTCTGGAAGCAGCCCTGCAGGCCCGGATCAATAATCTGCAGTCTGAATTTCCTGGTTACGACGAGATCAACATCACCCAGGACCAGATCGGCCACAATCCCTATGAACTGGCATCGTATCTTACAGTCGTATTCGAGAATTACACCCGTTCCCAGGTACAGAGCACTCTGCAGCAGATCTTTGCCGCGCAGTATGAACTGACCTTCGATTCGGTTGTGGAGACCCGGTACCGGACGGAGACCCGGACGAGGACTGTCACTTATACCGATCCGGAGACCGGCGAGTCGTATGACGAAGAGGAAGAATACGAGGTCGAAGTCCCGTATGACTACTATATCCTCAACGTCACGCTGGACAACAAAGGTCTTGCCAACATCCTGCTTTCGGCAGGCCTCACGGATGACCAGATGATGCGCTATGGGCTCCTGATGCAGACGCTCGGCAACAAGCCGGACATCTTCGGGGACAACCCTTACGCCATAGCCATTCAGGATGTGCTGCACTATGACATCCCCGGTGAAGCCCTGACGGATGAAAAGTTCAGGAAGATGATCACGGAAGCGGAGAAATACCTTGGCTATCCTTACGTCTGGGGAGGATCTTCTCCCTCCACGAGCTTTGACTGCTCCGGCTTTGTCAGCTGGGTCATCAATCACTGCGGAAACGGCTGGAATGTCGGAAGACTGACAGCGGATGGACTGAAAAACATCTGTGCCATCATCCCAAGAAGCGAAGCCAAACCTGGGGACCTGATCTTCTTCCAGGGCACCTATAACACCACTGGAGCTTCACATGTGGCCATCTATGTCGGCAACGGCATGATGATCCACTGCGGAAACCCGATCCAGTACGCGAGTATCGATACCGCTTACTGGCAGGCTCATTTTTATTGCTTTGGCCGTCTGCCTTAA